Proteins from one Listeria innocua genomic window:
- a CDS encoding GNAT family N-acetyltransferase, with the protein MILINKRAEKQDYQTILAIWEKSVIVTHDFLTAEDRQFYKEQIPLFLDNVELFLWFAGEEVIGFSGTSERELDMLFLDPVATGNGYGSQILGWLIENKRINLVDVNEQNENATRFYLKHGFVVSSRSDLDGFGKPYPILQLQLKERVNGV; encoded by the coding sequence ATGATACTTATAAATAAACGAGCGGAAAAACAAGATTACCAGACAATTTTAGCGATTTGGGAAAAGTCAGTTATTGTAACGCATGATTTTTTAACTGCGGAAGATAGGCAGTTTTACAAAGAACAAATTCCTTTGTTTCTAGATAATGTGGAACTGTTCTTATGGTTCGCTGGTGAGGAGGTCATTGGTTTTAGTGGGACGAGCGAGCGGGAACTAGATATGTTGTTTCTGGATCCGGTAGCCACGGGTAATGGTTATGGGAGTCAGATTCTGGGTTGGCTAATAGAAAATAAGCGGATAAACCTGGTGGATGTGAATGAACAAAATGAAAATGCCACGAGATTTTATTTGAAGCATGGATTTGTGGTTTCTTCCAGAAGTGACTTGGACGGTTTTGGGAAGCCTTATCCAATTCTTCAATTGCAACTGAAGGAGAGAGTTAATGGAGTATGA
- a CDS encoding MepB family protein, with protein sequence MEYEQLLQSELGELEIIREELQNKEYRGMIVKTAKDGTTIRTRLAKKTDKKTGYFVAFWEKDELGKNCPFDENDSADFLCIVVIDGDLNGLFVFPRQCLIEKGILTSEVGIGKMAARFYPSWCQDLNKTAEKTQAWQQVYFKNYSIRKEDH encoded by the coding sequence ATGGAGTATGAACAGCTGTTACAAAGCGAACTTGGTGAACTTGAAATAATTCGGGAAGAACTACAAAACAAAGAATATCGAGGAATGATTGTAAAAACGGCTAAAGATGGCACAACGATTCGGACGCGTTTGGCGAAAAAAACAGATAAAAAAACAGGGTACTTTGTTGCTTTTTGGGAGAAAGATGAACTTGGTAAGAATTGTCCTTTTGATGAGAATGATAGCGCTGATTTTTTATGTATTGTTGTTATTGATGGTGATTTGAACGGTTTATTTGTTTTTCCAAGGCAGTGTTTAATTGAAAAGGGAATTTTAACTAGTGAAGTTGGTATTGGAAAAATGGCTGCTAGATTTTATCCATCGTGGTGCCAGGATTTAAATAAAACAGCGGAAAAAACACAAGCTTGGCAACAGGTGTATTTTAAAAATTATTCTATAAGAAAAGAAGACCATTGA
- a CDS encoding alpha/beta hydrolase family protein produces MAKNGVDTMKRWKKTTIVISAIIVILVAILFIGNDFEMNETRVAIPTTGGKLSAVVTTPKHEKPKGIIVFVHGDGAQEATQNGGYKPLMERFAKQGYISVSWDKLGVGKSSGNWLNQSMDDRANEVNQVIEWMKIKYPDSTTKIGLWGASQAGWVIPKAMNANNEIAFSILAAPAINWMRQGEYNTGWQAKDAGKTTKEVKQAQQNFLTDSTLISNNKTYESYKKNGGKEKMTPDRYNFIRKNMNQDATLDLSKVKAKIYLVLAEKDKNVDSAETKDVYTKQIKKENLETKTIKNVSHQMINPAIANSELLINIVGLMVPKYFLVDDAYLDYCEQVVSKQ; encoded by the coding sequence ATGGCAAAAAATGGAGTGGATACAATGAAACGTTGGAAAAAAACAACTATTGTAATAAGCGCAATCATCGTCATATTAGTAGCGATTCTTTTCATCGGAAACGATTTCGAAATGAACGAAACAAGAGTCGCAATCCCAACTACTGGTGGAAAACTTTCTGCGGTCGTGACAACCCCAAAACACGAGAAACCAAAAGGCATTATCGTATTTGTTCATGGTGACGGGGCACAAGAAGCAACTCAAAACGGTGGCTATAAACCGCTGATGGAACGATTTGCCAAACAAGGATATATATCTGTTTCATGGGATAAATTAGGCGTTGGTAAATCCTCAGGCAATTGGCTAAATCAGTCCATGGATGATCGCGCAAACGAAGTCAACCAAGTGATCGAATGGATGAAAATAAAATACCCAGACAGCACCACCAAAATCGGCTTATGGGGCGCTAGTCAAGCCGGTTGGGTGATCCCAAAAGCAATGAATGCAAATAATGAGATTGCTTTCTCAATCCTTGCCGCCCCTGCTATCAACTGGATGCGTCAAGGAGAATACAACACTGGCTGGCAAGCGAAAGACGCTGGTAAAACAACGAAAGAAGTTAAGCAAGCACAACAAAATTTCCTCACCGACAGCACCCTTATTTCTAATAACAAAACCTACGAAAGCTACAAAAAAAATGGCGGTAAAGAAAAAATGACCCCAGATCGCTACAACTTTATCCGCAAAAACATGAACCAAGATGCCACCCTAGACCTTTCAAAAGTAAAAGCAAAAATCTACCTCGTCTTAGCTGAAAAAGATAAAAATGTCGATTCAGCAGAAACAAAAGATGTTTACACCAAACAAATCAAAAAAGAAAACCTAGAAACCAAAACCATTAAAAATGTCTCGCATCAAATGATTAATCCTGCCATCGCTAATTCAGAGCTACTCATCAATATTGTTGGCTTAATGGTTCCAAAATATTTTCTAGTAGACGATGCTTACCTAGATTACTGCGAGCAAGTAGTTTCTAAACAATAA
- a CDS encoding GNAT family N-acetyltransferase: MTLSIKSINSFEKENIVEEVTSLVFAGFKSKFTKTLFKETEARDIIYAFCHYIYTEQGENLLIAIQDELICGCMFVTSKSDSHQKLYQNLRKFLSFSQCLKLIFFLSLLSHKPVQNERYIDFITVSPNFRGQGIGKTLISHCLETFHDEQITLYVAKNNNGACKLYRTIGFQVIQKENSTLMGVLTGIKEWQKMEWIQ; encoded by the coding sequence ATGACACTTTCCATTAAAAGCATCAATTCATTTGAAAAAGAAAATATCGTTGAAGAAGTAACATCTTTAGTTTTCGCAGGGTTCAAATCAAAGTTCACAAAAACGTTATTCAAAGAAACAGAAGCACGTGACATTATATACGCTTTTTGCCATTACATTTATACAGAACAAGGCGAAAACCTACTAATTGCAATACAAGATGAGCTAATTTGCGGTTGCATGTTTGTAACGAGCAAGAGTGACTCTCATCAAAAGCTATATCAAAACCTAAGAAAATTTTTATCATTTTCACAGTGCCTCAAATTGATTTTCTTCCTCAGTCTTCTATCACACAAACCTGTTCAAAATGAACGATATATTGACTTTATAACCGTTTCGCCAAATTTTCGTGGTCAAGGCATTGGAAAAACGTTAATTTCTCATTGCCTAGAAACTTTTCATGATGAACAGATAACTTTATACGTTGCCAAGAACAATAATGGCGCTTGCAAGCTGTATAGAACTATTGGCTTCCAAGTGATTCAAAAAGAAAATAGCACATTGATGGGAGTACTCACCGGTATTAAAGAATGGCAAAAAATGGAGTGGATACAATGA
- a CDS encoding MerR family transcriptional regulator — translation MLTLSTGEIAQLFQISKYKIRHYIDEGILVPKRNPENGYYYFEEADIYRLYQIILFRKIGFSIQEIKESLLSEKVTPMLEQAEQDLQQKIEELVEIQKTIQKIIHSQKEMRLNEITFVAKDDRYFKKVPNQIIDNNTINYAQAAKHNLPDLEEPFYIFSKQDTGIICLKSIKKRSDYTFPAGEYACKSFIAKDEATIETQIQLFLEELKRPTTSMILYENIYPSLAYPDAMVYTMEVPL, via the coding sequence ATGCTTACCCTTTCCACTGGCGAAATCGCGCAACTTTTTCAAATATCTAAATATAAAATCCGTCATTATATCGATGAAGGTATTCTAGTTCCTAAACGAAATCCCGAAAATGGCTATTATTATTTTGAAGAAGCCGACATTTACCGTTTATATCAAATTATCCTTTTTAGAAAAATTGGCTTTTCTATTCAAGAAATCAAAGAAAGTTTGCTTAGTGAAAAAGTGACTCCGATGTTAGAGCAGGCTGAACAAGATTTGCAACAAAAAATAGAAGAGTTAGTAGAAATTCAAAAAACGATTCAAAAAATCATCCATTCGCAAAAAGAAATGCGTTTAAATGAAATCACATTTGTAGCTAAAGACGATCGTTATTTTAAAAAAGTTCCTAACCAAATAATTGATAATAACACTATCAACTACGCCCAAGCCGCAAAACACAATCTACCGGATTTAGAGGAACCTTTTTACATTTTCTCCAAACAAGACACTGGTATAATCTGCCTTAAAAGCATAAAAAAAAGAAGTGATTATACTTTTCCAGCCGGCGAATATGCTTGTAAATCTTTTATCGCCAAAGATGAAGCAACCATTGAAACGCAAATCCAACTGTTTTTAGAAGAATTAAAACGCCCTACAACAAGCATGATATTATACGAAAACATCTACCCTTCACTCGCCTATCCAGACGCAATGGTTTACACAATGGAAGTGCCGTTATGA
- a CDS encoding ABC transporter ATP-binding protein/permease, translated as MIDKRLFQLVEKKSLVLLILFRVLSLGLMIGLWLIFAQQLTHYLEGQSVNWLWLIGTVVVVLVGKAILTKLAEKQIYQASAELRLSMRRAVMEKAFRLGNNEGQLPASTLTQLAVDGIEQLEIYYSRFLPQLFYCLIASLMIFGSLVGFAWQPAIVLLICMPMIPIVIMAVMKIAKRILSGYWSDYTNLGTKFHENLSGLSILKAYDQDKYKQEEIVSDAERFRKATMSLLSMQLNSITIMDIISYSGAALGIGMSLIMFTNGNISMTGMLMFLLLSAEFFIPMRQLGSLFHVAMNGISACSKLFAYLELKEQVYGSEELAKPLEKMEVRHLTYTYEEGKAKALQDISAHFNKGSFSALVGKSGSGKSTFVRVLLNQLPGYQGEIIWNDVPLASLSGEAIRKQAVLVDNHGYLYANSIRENLLIGNSAANDSDLWNVLEQVSLADFVRKLPEQLSENLEENGSNLSGGQRQRLLLARALLRQAEVFVFDEITSGVDLESEKIILLVLQKLAKEKIVLFISHRLYNVLDADQVLIFDAGKLVEVASPERLQQESNYFKNYFLEEEALLKGGA; from the coding sequence ATGATTGATAAGCGTTTGTTTCAATTGGTTGAAAAGAAATCTTTAGTGTTATTAATTCTTTTTCGTGTGCTTAGTTTGGGGCTGATGATTGGTCTTTGGCTTATTTTTGCTCAACAATTAACGCATTATTTAGAGGGCCAAAGTGTCAATTGGTTATGGCTTATTGGAACGGTTGTAGTCGTTTTAGTTGGCAAAGCGATACTTACCAAATTAGCCGAGAAACAAATTTACCAAGCATCGGCGGAACTGCGTTTATCAATGCGGCGTGCTGTGATGGAAAAAGCTTTTCGGTTAGGCAACAACGAAGGACAGCTACCGGCATCAACATTAACGCAGCTCGCAGTAGATGGGATCGAACAATTAGAAATTTATTATTCACGTTTTTTACCGCAATTATTTTATTGTCTCATCGCTTCTTTGATGATTTTTGGAAGCTTAGTTGGATTTGCGTGGCAGCCGGCGATTGTGTTATTAATTTGTATGCCGATGATTCCGATTGTTATTATGGCAGTGATGAAAATTGCTAAGCGGATTTTGAGCGGCTATTGGTCGGATTATACGAATTTAGGAACCAAATTTCATGAAAATTTAAGTGGTTTGAGTATTTTGAAGGCTTATGACCAAGATAAATATAAGCAAGAGGAAATTGTTTCTGATGCGGAACGTTTCCGTAAAGCTACGATGAGTTTATTATCGATGCAGCTGAATTCGATTACGATTATGGATATTATTTCGTATAGTGGGGCGGCACTTGGTATTGGTATGTCTTTAATTATGTTCACAAATGGCAATATAAGTATGACTGGCATGTTGATGTTCTTACTACTAAGCGCCGAATTCTTTATTCCAATGCGTCAACTTGGATCTTTATTCCATGTGGCGATGAATGGAATTAGTGCATGTAGTAAATTGTTCGCTTATTTAGAGTTAAAAGAGCAAGTTTATGGCTCAGAAGAATTAGCTAAACCGTTAGAAAAAATGGAAGTTCGTCATTTAACATATACATATGAAGAAGGTAAAGCTAAAGCACTTCAAGATATATCAGCTCATTTCAATAAAGGAAGTTTTTCAGCACTTGTTGGAAAGTCTGGCTCAGGAAAAAGTACTTTTGTGCGAGTGTTATTAAACCAATTGCCTGGTTATCAAGGGGAAATTATTTGGAATGATGTTCCGTTAGCTAGTTTGAGCGGGGAAGCTATTCGTAAACAAGCTGTGTTAGTAGATAATCATGGTTATCTTTATGCAAATAGTATTCGGGAAAATTTATTAATTGGTAATTCAGCCGCTAATGATAGCGATTTGTGGAATGTTTTGGAGCAAGTTAGTTTGGCTGATTTTGTTCGGAAGTTACCGGAGCAATTAAGTGAGAATTTAGAAGAGAACGGAAGTAATTTATCTGGTGGACAAAGGCAGCGGTTGTTACTAGCGAGAGCATTGCTGCGTCAAGCTGAAGTCTTTGTTTTCGATGAAATTACGTCTGGTGTGGATTTGGAAAGTGAAAAAATTATTCTTTTGGTGTTGCAGAAGTTAGCTAAAGAAAAAATCGTGCTCTTTATTTCGCATCGCTTATATAATGTTTTGGACGCGGATCAGGTACTCATTTTTGACGCGGGGAAATTGGTGGAAGTGGCGAGCCCAGAACGATTGCAACAAGAATCCAATTACTTCAAAAATTACTTTTTAGAAGAAGAAGCGTTGCTGAAAGGGGGAGCATGA
- a CDS encoding amino acid ABC transporter ATP-binding/permease protein: MSEWTIIGWLLKFVKPLRGKMILAILLGIISNLSVIMISLIGTYGIIAVILKQPLNPYKWLFVMVACGVVRGLARYSEQYLNHDIAFRLLAIIRERIFATLRKLGPARLSGKKSGDLVAAITTDVEALEVFFAHTISPVFIAVGTTIVTVGFLATYDVGLALILLLGQILVGVVLPMISYKRNKKIGTAYQKEFVGLNQMVMENIASLQDIFQFKLGEERLGKLEEQGEKLNKQYKKRIRQGSELQIFGEWVLIGTATLILVLGSLWQLPLETVLIGTVLSLSSFGSVLALNALGTALLTTFASGKRLYTLTEEKPVVLFNGQLELSDFESAELDKVSFSHDGKQPLLNEISLALPKGKWLGIGGESGSGKSTLVKLLMRYWDPDGQIKLNDNALPEITESSLHRLEGVMEQSTFLFEDTLGNNIRLGKKDATLEEVKEAARKAAIDTWIETLPESYDTIIGGQSRNLSDGERQRIGLARLFLHDAPLLLLDEPTSNLDYINEQAILNTLRLEIQDKTVLVISHRATTLDLAEEQLFIENGALKRAVK, from the coding sequence ATGTCAGAATGGACGATTATTGGTTGGTTATTAAAGTTTGTTAAGCCGTTACGAGGAAAGATGATTTTGGCAATTTTACTTGGTATTATAAGTAATTTATCGGTTATCATGATTTCTTTGATCGGTACGTATGGCATTATCGCGGTGATTTTAAAGCAACCTCTGAATCCGTATAAATGGCTCTTTGTAATGGTTGCTTGTGGTGTGGTTCGCGGTTTGGCACGATATTCGGAACAATATTTAAATCATGATATTGCCTTTCGTTTACTTGCGATAATTCGTGAACGTATTTTTGCGACTTTGCGAAAACTGGGACCAGCTCGTTTATCTGGGAAGAAAAGTGGCGATTTAGTTGCCGCGATTACAACGGATGTCGAAGCTTTGGAAGTGTTTTTCGCGCATACAATCTCACCAGTTTTTATTGCAGTTGGTACGACGATTGTAACTGTTGGCTTTTTGGCGACCTATGATGTTGGTTTAGCGCTCATACTTTTGCTAGGACAAATCTTGGTTGGTGTCGTTTTGCCGATGATTAGTTATAAACGAAATAAAAAAATCGGAACTGCTTATCAAAAAGAATTCGTTGGACTCAATCAGATGGTAATGGAAAATATTGCAAGTTTACAAGATATATTCCAGTTTAAATTGGGCGAAGAGCGTTTAGGAAAACTAGAAGAACAAGGTGAAAAGCTCAATAAGCAGTATAAAAAAAGAATACGACAAGGAAGCGAGCTCCAAATATTTGGTGAATGGGTGCTAATTGGTACGGCGACTTTAATTTTAGTGCTAGGTAGTCTTTGGCAATTACCGCTTGAAACAGTATTAATTGGAACCGTGCTTAGTCTGAGTTCTTTTGGATCGGTATTGGCATTAAACGCTTTAGGAACAGCGCTGTTAACTACTTTTGCTAGTGGTAAGCGATTATATACATTAACTGAAGAAAAACCTGTTGTATTATTTAACGGTCAGCTTGAACTATCGGATTTTGAAAGTGCGGAGTTAGATAAAGTGAGTTTTAGTCATGATGGAAAACAACCACTTTTAAACGAAATTTCGCTAGCGCTTCCTAAGGGGAAATGGCTCGGCATCGGTGGGGAAAGTGGCAGCGGGAAAAGTACCTTAGTAAAACTACTGATGCGTTACTGGGATCCAGATGGTCAGATTAAATTAAATGATAACGCACTCCCTGAAATTACAGAGTCTTCGCTTCATAGGCTGGAAGGTGTTATGGAGCAAAGTACGTTTTTATTTGAAGACACGCTCGGTAATAATATTCGTTTAGGAAAAAAAGATGCTACTTTGGAAGAAGTTAAAGAGGCTGCCCGAAAAGCTGCTATCGATACATGGATTGAGACTTTGCCAGAAAGTTATGACACGATCATTGGCGGGCAATCACGAAATTTATCAGACGGCGAACGCCAGCGGATTGGCTTAGCTAGACTATTTCTCCATGATGCCCCGTTATTATTATTAGATGAACCAACAAGCAATTTGGATTATATTAATGAACAAGCGATTTTAAACACGCTCCGTTTAGAAATTCAAGATAAAACGGTGCTGGTAATTTCTCACCGAGCAACAACATTAGACTTGGCAGAAGAACAATTATTTATAGAAAATGGTGCATTGAAACGTGCAGTAAAATAA
- a CDS encoding GNAT family N-acetyltransferase, with amino-acid sequence MEITLQQPTTADFPFIEWLWGDLATTEVLGGPFSFPEETRMDWLKSKSQASNAYFIIKKGTESVGEVSFRDFEKGTAHLNIKVAACYRGQRIAQKALQLFLDFFQTDCGGIVLLDEVRRENEAGIGFLVKAGFEVIEEKEWTMVLKWSFQAEGSFE; translated from the coding sequence ATGGAAATCACATTACAACAACCTACAACAGCTGACTTTCCTTTCATTGAATGGTTGTGGGGAGATTTAGCAACAACAGAAGTGCTCGGCGGACCATTTTCTTTTCCAGAAGAAACGCGAATGGACTGGCTAAAATCAAAATCACAAGCGAGCAATGCTTATTTTATTATAAAAAAAGGTACAGAATCTGTTGGTGAAGTTAGTTTTCGCGATTTTGAAAAAGGAACAGCTCATTTAAATATTAAAGTGGCTGCATGTTATAGGGGCCAGCGAATCGCTCAAAAAGCTTTGCAATTATTCTTAGATTTTTTCCAAACTGATTGCGGCGGGATAGTTTTGTTGGATGAAGTTAGACGGGAAAATGAAGCAGGCATTGGGTTTCTCGTGAAAGCTGGTTTCGAAGTTATAGAAGAAAAAGAATGGACGATGGTGCTCAAATGGAGTTTTCAAGCAGAGGGGAGTTTTGAATGA
- a CDS encoding leucine-rich repeat domain-containing protein encodes MKKTIKITTSLLLSFACVFSVGDFTKPHTVEAETVYSLTNPKPINEIFSDPKLAQVVADWLKLPSATSAVTQSQLNTVKSLHFDSKGVQSLEGVEYLKNLTQVFGYGNQVSDLGPLSNLTQLEIIQMPRNQISDLTPISNLTALMSLDFEFNNLQTIEPIKNLTNMLELNVSANPISDISAVKNMTQLEFLTIRDCEVSDLSPVENLSNMLMFWAGRNNISDITPLKNMPKLLGLSLFGNQIKDVSVVKNLTSLEDFDLKANQVSDISSLATSTTLETLTLSFNQIIDISPLKNLTNLTRLELENQTRVLDAVEVDNPLILPAPVIDENGSRVQPTKVSHAGIYANGEITWEGLQSNYILNYEYNLPVAIGSLTTTYSGKITQPLLEKPVDPITPVDPVDPVDPVDPVDPVDPVDPVDPIDPVNPVDPITPVDPSNQVNSTDPVKSVLQATETLIKQTISVNPIVAKDNRNLPKTGDSGMTSSLVGGLILAVSSLVLLRKRK; translated from the coding sequence ATGAAAAAAACGATCAAGATTACAACCAGTTTACTTTTGAGCTTTGCTTGTGTATTTAGTGTTGGGGATTTTACTAAGCCGCATACAGTCGAAGCTGAAACAGTCTATTCACTTACAAATCCAAAGCCGATTAATGAAATTTTTTCTGATCCAAAGCTCGCGCAAGTTGTGGCGGATTGGTTAAAGCTTCCATCAGCGACTAGCGCGGTTACGCAAAGCCAATTGAATACAGTTAAATCTTTGCACTTTGATTCAAAAGGTGTTCAAAGTCTTGAAGGAGTAGAGTATTTAAAAAATCTCACGCAAGTATTTGGCTATGGTAACCAAGTGAGTGATCTAGGACCATTAAGTAATTTAACGCAACTCGAAATCATCCAGATGCCAAGAAACCAAATAAGTGATTTAACACCCATTTCGAATTTGACAGCATTAATGTCACTTGATTTTGAATTTAATAATTTACAAACGATTGAACCGATAAAAAATTTAACGAACATGTTAGAACTGAATGTTAGCGCAAATCCTATTTCGGATATTAGTGCCGTTAAAAACATGACGCAACTGGAATTTTTGACTATAAGAGACTGTGAGGTAAGTGATTTATCGCCAGTTGAAAATCTGTCTAATATGCTGATGTTTTGGGCAGGGAGAAATAATATTAGTGATATTACGCCGCTCAAAAATATGCCCAAACTGCTTGGTTTAAGTTTATTTGGGAATCAAATCAAGGATGTGAGTGTGGTTAAAAATCTTACTAGCCTTGAAGATTTCGATTTAAAAGCGAATCAGGTGAGCGATATTAGTAGCTTAGCAACGTCAACTACACTCGAGACATTAACTCTTAGTTTCAACCAAATAATTGATATTTCGCCCCTGAAAAATTTGACCAATTTAACTAGGTTAGAACTTGAGAACCAAACGCGTGTATTAGATGCGGTTGAGGTAGATAATCCATTGATTTTACCCGCTCCAGTAATTGATGAAAATGGCAGCAGAGTACAGCCGACAAAAGTAAGTCATGCGGGTATTTATGCAAATGGCGAGATTACATGGGAAGGGTTGCAAAGTAATTATATTCTAAATTACGAGTATAATTTACCCGTAGCAATTGGTTCGTTAACAACAACGTATTCTGGTAAAATTACCCAGCCACTGTTGGAGAAGCCTGTTGATCCGATTACTCCGGTAGACCCAGTAGACCCGGTAGATCCAGTAGACCCGGTAGACCCGGTAGACCCGGTAGACCCGGTAGACCCAATAGATCCAGTAAACCCGGTAGATCCAATCACTCCAGTAGACCCGTCAAATCAAGTAAATTCAACTGATCCAGTGAAGTCAGTTCTTCAAGCAACTGAAACTTTAATAAAACAGACGATATCCGTTAATCCGATTGTAGCTAAAGATAATAGAAATTTACCGAAAACAGGGGATAGTGGAATGACTTCTAGTTTAGTTGGCGGTTTAATTCTAGCTGTTTCTAGTTTGGTATTATTGCGTAAACGAAAATAA
- a CDS encoding ATP-dependent Clp protease proteolytic subunit codes for MAENKNNENITNILTQKLIDTRTVLIYGEINQELAEDVSKQLLLLESISNDPITIFINSQGGHVEAGDTIHDMIKFIKPTVKIVGTGWVASAGITIYLAAEKENRYSLPNTRYMIHQPAGGVQGQSTEIEIEAKEIIRMRERINRLIAEATGQSYEKISKDTDRNFWLSVNEAKDYGIVNEIIQNRDGIK; via the coding sequence ATGGCAGAGAATAAAAATAATGAAAATATCACAAACATCCTTACCCAAAAATTGATTGATACACGCACAGTGTTAATTTACGGGGAAATCAATCAGGAGTTAGCCGAGGACGTTTCTAAGCAGCTTTTACTACTTGAATCTATTAGCAATGATCCGATTACCATTTTTATTAATAGCCAAGGTGGTCACGTTGAAGCAGGCGACACAATTCATGATATGATTAAATTCATTAAGCCTACTGTTAAAATCGTTGGAACTGGCTGGGTTGCAAGCGCTGGTATTACTATTTACCTAGCCGCTGAAAAAGAAAATCGTTATAGTCTACCTAACACGCGCTATATGATTCATCAACCAGCTGGCGGTGTTCAAGGCCAAAGCACAGAAATTGAAATCGAAGCAAAAGAAATTATCCGGATGCGCGAAAGAATTAATCGTCTCATCGCCGAAGCAACAGGTCAATCGTACGAAAAAATCTCCAAAGATACAGACCGCAACTTCTGGCTTTCTGTAAATGAAGCAAAAGATTACGGCATCGTAAATGAAATCATTCAAAATCGTGACGGAATAAAATAA
- a CDS encoding VOC family protein: protein MFNQAKRISTFFTFNGNGEEAFNFYLDTFPDAKKIGLTYFTKPEQGGDIGKVLNATFEIKGASFMIMDMTNNASPDFSWATTTLYFADTEDEFDTLFEKLAKEGTVMMGPEEVEALRKVAWVTDKFGITWQLAFV, encoded by the coding sequence ATGTTTAATCAAGCAAAACGAATCTCCACATTTTTCACTTTTAATGGTAATGGAGAGGAAGCTTTTAATTTTTATTTAGACACTTTTCCAGATGCGAAAAAAATCGGCTTAACTTACTTCACAAAACCAGAACAAGGCGGCGATATTGGCAAGGTGTTGAATGCTACTTTTGAAATTAAGGGAGCATCATTTATGATTATGGACATGACTAACAACGCCTCGCCTGACTTTAGCTGGGCCACAACAACCCTTTATTTCGCAGACACAGAAGATGAATTTGATACCCTTTTTGAAAAACTAGCTAAAGAAGGCACGGTTATGATGGGACCTGAAGAAGTTGAAGCGCTTCGAAAAGTGGCTTGGGTTACTGATAAATTCGGGATTACTTGGCAACTCGCATTCGTATAA
- a CDS encoding precorrin-2 dehydrogenase/sirohydrochlorin ferrochelatase family protein: protein MKYPIMLDITGKRVVIIGGGKVALRKVKGLLHTGADILIVGLDVLPEIKELQVQVKEEAYRAEHLAGAFLIFICTNNPEVNQMVLKDCLPEQLVNDTTEQKNSDFFNMATVSKNELLVGISTGGGNPGYAKKVKREVSQLVENLETEEIGNRNKKDKTC from the coding sequence ATGAAATATCCGATAATGCTTGATATTACAGGGAAAAGGGTTGTCATAATTGGCGGCGGGAAGGTGGCGCTTCGTAAAGTAAAGGGGCTACTCCATACCGGAGCTGATATTTTAATTGTCGGATTAGACGTTTTGCCAGAGATTAAAGAGCTTCAAGTGCAGGTGAAAGAAGAAGCATACCGGGCCGAACATCTAGCTGGTGCTTTTCTGATATTTATTTGTACGAATAACCCAGAAGTAAACCAAATGGTACTGAAAGATTGCTTGCCAGAACAACTAGTGAATGATACGACAGAACAAAAGAATTCCGATTTTTTCAATATGGCAACTGTATCAAAAAATGAGTTGCTAGTCGGTATTTCAACGGGCGGCGGTAATCCTGGATACGCCAAGAAAGTAAAACGTGAAGTCAGTCAGCTAGTAGAAAATCTAGAAACAGAAGAAATCGGAAATCGTAATAAAAAAGATAAAACCTGCTAA